The following are from one region of the Paenibacillus sp. JZ16 genome:
- a CDS encoding DUF6199 family natural product biosynthesis protein — MFWMFFGVIIILLCRYNFKNPDSDWVRWGKRLPEDYEQDDHDLLKTQVSAAIGGFGGGVLILMSTLVQQGGNAMSWGTLFLFAIILIGIGILSRKYPTFGWRMNEGWKVKGDSEPSDTYIDLVKFGGLISICLGSIFFVLGMITLLL, encoded by the coding sequence ATGTTTTGGATGTTTTTTGGCGTCATAATCATTCTACTTTGCCGATATAACTTCAAAAATCCGGATTCCGATTGGGTACGTTGGGGAAAAAGATTACCGGAGGACTACGAACAGGACGATCATGATTTATTAAAAACTCAGGTTAGTGCAGCAATAGGTGGATTTGGGGGTGGTGTACTAATCTTAATGTCGACTCTGGTTCAACAAGGAGGTAACGCCATGTCATGGGGCACACTTTTTCTTTTTGCTATTATCCTCATAGGAATTGGCATCCTGTCCAGAAAGTATCCGACATTCGGATGGAGGATGAATGAGGGATGGAAAGTCAAGGGAGATTCTGAACCAAGCGATACTTACATTGATTTGGTGAAATTCGGAGGACTAATCTCCATTTGCCTGGGATCCATATTTTTTGTGCTTGGAATGATAACATTATTGCTTTGA
- a CDS encoding sporulation protein Cse60 has product MLKTLKVELFSDSNLDDLQEQVNEFLHNIHPDDVKDVKLSSADGTYDILVIYKE; this is encoded by the coding sequence ATGCTAAAAACGTTGAAAGTCGAGCTCTTTAGCGATTCCAATCTGGACGATTTGCAAGAACAGGTTAATGAGTTCCTGCATAATATCCATCCTGATGATGTCAAGGATGTTAAGCTTTCGTCTGCCGACGGAACGTACGATATTTTGGTCATTTATAAAGAATAA
- a CDS encoding pyridoxamine 5'-phosphate oxidase family protein gives MTTVPFQSIITAEEELRDLFGESNHVVKHKAIDRLDHHCKDFIAKSPLLFMATSDASGYCDASPRGDAPGFVHVMDESCLVIPERPGNRRFDSLRNILTNPRVGIVFVIPGLKETLRVNGSAVLVRDEEILDRLSVQGKRPWLGIGVSVEECYMHCAKAFIRSQAWNPDSWISGEQLPNPSKIITDHVNQDSVTEESVIRGLQDSYNKRLY, from the coding sequence ATGACAACAGTTCCATTTCAGTCCATCATTACAGCGGAGGAGGAGCTTCGGGACCTGTTCGGCGAGTCTAATCACGTGGTCAAACATAAAGCGATTGATCGATTGGATCATCACTGCAAAGACTTCATTGCCAAGAGTCCGCTGCTATTTATGGCTACTTCGGACGCATCCGGTTACTGCGATGCTTCGCCCAGGGGAGATGCACCGGGGTTTGTGCATGTGATGGATGAATCCTGTTTGGTTATTCCGGAACGGCCGGGAAATCGACGCTTTGATTCGCTGCGAAATATCCTGACCAACCCGAGGGTCGGCATCGTGTTTGTCATACCGGGTTTGAAGGAGACCCTGCGTGTTAACGGCAGTGCCGTCTTGGTAAGGGATGAAGAAATCCTGGATCGGCTTAGCGTGCAAGGCAAACGGCCATGGCTTGGCATTGGGGTCTCGGTTGAGGAATGCTATATGCACTGTGCAAAAGCCTTCATACGCTCGCAAGCATGGAATCCCGATTCCTGGATATCAGGCGAACAGCTGCCGAATCCGTCCAAGATCATTACGGATCATGTGAATCAAGATAGTGTGACGGAGGAGTCGGTTATTCGGGGATTACAGGATAGTTACAACAAGCGTCTCTATTGA
- a CDS encoding MerR family transcriptional regulator, whose amino-acid sequence MYNGQNAILGGDAVEELTYTIKQIAEQTGISEDTIRYYEKIKLLPRADRKENGHRVYRKEDIYMIKLISCLKKTGMPLEAMRPFLAASANTDSVEYTELVDQLRSHRENIVNQISSLQQIVDFIDIKLKEGRPRQESAEQSQGEALEAEKEKAKTKPISVVEMSYFSASAKTDRLRNSIK is encoded by the coding sequence ATGTATAATGGGCAAAATGCAATTTTGGGAGGGGACGCAGTGGAAGAACTAACATATACGATCAAGCAAATCGCCGAGCAAACCGGAATTTCCGAGGATACCATTCGATATTACGAAAAGATTAAGCTACTACCTCGGGCGGATCGAAAGGAAAACGGGCATCGCGTCTATAGAAAAGAAGACATCTATATGATCAAGTTGATATCTTGCCTTAAAAAAACGGGCATGCCGCTCGAGGCGATGCGGCCGTTTTTGGCGGCCTCAGCCAACACAGATTCCGTGGAATATACGGAGTTGGTGGATCAATTAAGAAGCCACCGTGAAAATATCGTGAATCAAATCTCCTCACTTCAGCAGATCGTTGATTTTATTGATATCAAGCTGAAGGAAGGGAGACCTCGCCAGGAAAGCGCAGAACAAAGTCAAGGTGAGGCTTTAGAAGCAGAAAAGGAGAAAGCAAAAACAAAGCCTATTTCCGTCGTGGAAATGAGTTATTTTTCAGCCTCTGCTAAAACGGACAGGTTACGAAATTCGATTAAATAA
- a CDS encoding undecaprenyl-diphosphate phosphatase yields MEDFIMWLKYLLLGIVQGVTEPIPVSSSGHLIVAQRLMGMEQNGLSFEMLTNAASLIAIAFIYRKDLQRLIVNGLNYLRTRKPEYKSDFLFILYIVVGTIPAVIIGLLFKDQIEEIFASVHTVGIALLFTGVALWLIRNLRGRKLDNDLSFKDALIVGLAQAVALIPGISRSGSTVITSIAVGMKQETALRFSFMLYIPISFGGMVLGVSDITSDPDFSSLLIPYLIAFIATLICTYVAMKWLMNIMARGNLKYFAYYCFVVGVLLLVFL; encoded by the coding sequence ATGGAAGATTTCATCATGTGGTTGAAGTACTTGCTGCTGGGTATTGTGCAGGGGGTTACGGAGCCGATTCCGGTATCCTCCAGCGGTCATTTGATTGTCGCCCAGAGACTCATGGGCATGGAGCAGAATGGGCTGTCATTCGAAATGCTAACCAATGCGGCCTCGTTGATTGCGATTGCGTTTATCTATCGCAAGGATTTGCAGAGACTGATCGTGAACGGCCTAAATTATTTACGCACACGAAAACCGGAGTATAAATCCGACTTCTTGTTCATTCTGTATATTGTTGTAGGTACGATTCCGGCTGTCATTATTGGTCTGTTGTTCAAAGATCAGATCGAAGAAATATTTGCTTCTGTACATACGGTTGGTATTGCGCTGCTGTTCACGGGGGTCGCCCTTTGGCTGATAAGGAATCTTCGCGGCCGCAAGCTGGACAATGACCTGTCATTCAAGGACGCGCTTATCGTAGGTTTGGCCCAGGCGGTTGCGCTGATCCCGGGTATTAGCCGATCCGGCTCAACCGTTATTACGTCGATCGCTGTAGGGATGAAGCAGGAGACAGCGCTTCGGTTTTCCTTTATGCTCTATATCCCTATAAGCTTCGGCGGTATGGTGCTGGGTGTGTCGGATATCACATCGGATCCCGACTTTTCTTCGCTGCTAATTCCTTATCTGATCGCGTTCATTGCTACACTGATCTGTACCTATGTTGCGATGAAATGGCTCATGAATATCATGGCGCGCGGAAACCTGAAATATTTCGCCTATTATTGCTTTGTCGTCGGTGTTTTGCTGCTTGTCTTCTTATAA
- a CDS encoding NADH-dependent flavin oxidoreductase — protein sequence MDRKYQPLMEPYRFKNGIQVKNRIVHAPMTISYSKQDGTVSDELIAYYESRSNGVGIVVTGSAIISPNAKVFGGELAADRDDLIPSLQRLATAIKKRGAKAILQIFHGGRESSPELVPNREIVSASAVAKEGSSVIPQELQEKEIVDIIRAFGDSTRRAIEAGFDGVEIHGANRFLIQQFFSPYTNRRDDRWGGNIDKRMAFPLTIVDTVRKVVDEYAKQPFLVGYRLSPEEELTPGITMADTLILVDALANKDLDYLHVSLMDFWSKPRRGVEDNRSRMEIINELVKQRVPIIGVGSIRTPDEALRALQSGVPFIALGRELIIDPDWVEKVTLGKENEIRTELTLNDQAKLGIADSLWLKIINTPGWFPISTKI from the coding sequence ATGGACCGTAAATATCAGCCTTTAATGGAGCCGTATCGTTTTAAGAATGGTATCCAAGTAAAAAACCGCATCGTTCATGCACCGATGACAATATCTTATTCTAAGCAAGACGGTACAGTATCTGATGAGTTAATCGCATATTACGAAAGTCGTTCAAATGGAGTTGGAATCGTTGTCACTGGGAGCGCCATAATCTCACCCAACGCCAAGGTATTTGGCGGCGAATTAGCGGCTGATCGCGATGATCTAATCCCAAGTTTACAACGCCTGGCGACAGCCATTAAGAAACGCGGGGCAAAAGCCATTCTGCAAATCTTTCATGGTGGTCGTGAGAGTTCGCCAGAATTGGTACCGAACCGTGAGATTGTCAGTGCGAGTGCGGTTGCTAAAGAAGGATCGAGCGTGATCCCTCAAGAACTCCAAGAGAAAGAAATTGTGGACATTATTCGAGCATTTGGCGATAGCACTCGTAGGGCAATCGAGGCTGGTTTCGACGGTGTGGAAATTCATGGGGCAAACCGATTTCTTATTCAACAATTCTTCTCCCCATACACAAACCGACGCGATGATCGATGGGGAGGAAATATAGACAAACGTATGGCATTTCCACTCACTATTGTAGATACAGTAAGAAAAGTGGTGGATGAGTATGCGAAACAGCCGTTTCTTGTGGGGTATCGGTTATCGCCAGAAGAAGAGTTGACGCCCGGTATTACCATGGCCGACACACTTATATTGGTGGACGCCCTCGCAAATAAAGATTTGGATTATTTGCATGTCTCTTTAATGGATTTTTGGTCTAAACCTAGACGTGGCGTAGAGGACAATCGCTCCAGAATGGAGATTATTAACGAGCTCGTGAAACAAAGAGTTCCCATTATCGGCGTAGGATCGATCCGTACGCCCGACGAAGCGCTTAGAGCGTTACAATCGGGAGTTCCATTTATTGCGCTTGGACGAGAACTGATTATCGATCCAGATTGGGTTGAAAAAGTAACTCTGGGTAAGGAAAACGAAATTCGTACAGAGTTAACTTTAAATGATCAAGCAAAATTAGGGATTGCTGATTCGTTATGGCTGAAAATCATCAATACTCCAGGATGGTTCCCTATCTCAACTAAAATTTAA
- a CDS encoding PsbP-related protein has translation MQANPLADRDFKKREEEMKSLAKSTLFIMLLLFMLTACSSGKDATETSSAPSPSENEAATNTASENTETNEEPDKTQTFKGENFSFSYPSTWKDAELNVPQVVAAFVNPNPQGAFVDNLNVVIEESSATPEEAANVAVQGLTNGDGGPLIQNFKKLNYIDVPEKAAGILESEYTHGESNAQVILTQYFVPNGNELYTLSISYSKTAYDNGGKASVQNIMDSFETVKVSNQVEDSNANDGSNVEGLTEENLFAEIMAYVIPIEIVDAALDELTYNYFVKHYELFPALTPEAQKRAKAEVDPNITSRHLNKNLSPYLDQMIEVSGYVVDIVEEEFDEGITLAEIHIVDDNDNSIIGFYAHTTGDILQDDYVTMRGVPATFYSFENVGGGTTNSVLIGVSTIEKTE, from the coding sequence GTGCAAGCAAATCCCCTAGCCGATAGGGACTTCAAGAAAAGAGAAGAAGAAATGAAAAGCCTGGCAAAATCCACCCTGTTCATCATGTTGTTATTGTTCATGCTAACTGCATGCAGTTCAGGGAAAGACGCAACCGAAACTTCATCCGCCCCTTCACCATCCGAAAATGAAGCGGCAACAAACACGGCCTCTGAAAATACGGAGACGAATGAAGAACCTGACAAAACTCAAACATTTAAGGGAGAGAATTTCTCCTTTTCCTACCCTTCGACATGGAAGGATGCAGAGCTTAACGTCCCTCAAGTCGTCGCGGCATTCGTAAACCCCAATCCCCAAGGAGCTTTTGTTGATAATTTAAATGTCGTTATTGAGGAATCGTCTGCTACTCCCGAGGAAGCAGCTAATGTTGCCGTACAAGGTTTAACCAATGGAGATGGGGGACCATTAATACAAAATTTCAAAAAACTGAACTACATCGACGTTCCCGAAAAGGCGGCGGGAATCCTGGAATCGGAATACACTCATGGAGAGTCCAATGCCCAGGTCATACTGACTCAATATTTTGTCCCAAACGGCAATGAGCTTTATACGCTTTCCATTTCCTATTCCAAGACAGCCTACGATAATGGAGGAAAAGCGAGTGTCCAAAACATAATGGACTCGTTCGAAACCGTTAAAGTTAGTAATCAGGTGGAAGACTCGAACGCTAACGATGGCAGTAATGTCGAAGGATTAACGGAAGAAAACCTTTTCGCTGAAATCATGGCTTATGTGATCCCTATTGAAATTGTAGACGCAGCTCTAGACGAGCTCACCTATAACTATTTTGTTAAGCATTATGAGTTATTTCCAGCGCTTACACCCGAAGCTCAAAAGAGAGCGAAGGCAGAAGTCGATCCCAATATCACGTCTCGTCACCTCAACAAAAATCTGAGTCCCTATTTAGATCAGATGATCGAGGTAAGTGGATACGTTGTTGATATCGTTGAAGAGGAATTCGACGAGGGCATTACTCTTGCCGAAATACACATCGTAGATGATAACGATAACTCCATTATCGGTTTTTACGCCCACACTACCGGCGATATTCTGCAAGACGATTACGTCACGATGCGAGGAGTGCCGGCAACATTTTATTCATTTGAAAATGTAGGTGGAGGAACCACGAATTCCGTTCTTATCGGTGTGTCCACGATTGAGAAAACGGAATAG
- a CDS encoding stalk domain-containing protein — translation MKKSFVKTIATLGLGMMIGSATIAAAAPGTIQAVLSKFTIIVDGQKQNLKSDPIIYKGTTYLPVREVAEMLNAELSSFDNKAKRIELKTGSQTPTNAQVNSNQTNAPEPPLNLRLNETATRGDMTLKVNSVSYTNFVPSGPGATSGIIADKGNKFAVIQFEATLNEEPKNQFAWSALDFFDSATIGDKKISSATSYDHTNLLKGETKTIQITLNLPESMDLSSITFRDPSKNSIFGTMNLK, via the coding sequence TTGAAGAAATCTTTTGTTAAAACCATTGCCACTCTAGGACTTGGCATGATGATTGGATCTGCAACCATTGCAGCTGCAGCACCAGGTACAATTCAAGCCGTTTTATCAAAATTCACGATTATCGTAGATGGACAAAAACAAAATCTCAAATCAGATCCGATCATATACAAAGGTACAACCTACCTACCGGTTCGTGAGGTTGCTGAAATGCTAAACGCTGAGTTATCTTCTTTCGATAACAAGGCTAAGAGAATAGAATTGAAGACTGGGTCACAAACACCAACAAATGCCCAAGTAAATTCAAATCAAACAAATGCACCGGAGCCTCCATTAAATCTCAGGCTTAATGAAACCGCTACTCGAGGTGATATGACACTTAAAGTTAACAGTGTAAGTTATACAAACTTCGTCCCATCTGGACCTGGAGCAACATCTGGGATAATTGCTGATAAAGGAAACAAGTTCGCTGTTATTCAATTTGAAGCAACGCTAAACGAAGAGCCTAAAAATCAATTTGCTTGGAGTGCATTAGATTTTTTTGATAGCGCTACTATTGGTGATAAGAAGATAAGTTCAGCTACTTCATATGACCATACCAATCTACTAAAGGGTGAGACAAAAACGATTCAAATTACGCTCAACCTTCCAGAAAGTATGGATCTCAGTTCTATTACCTTTAGAGATCCAAGTAAAAATTCGATTTTTGGTACGATGAATCTTAAATAA
- a CDS encoding phosphoenolpyruvate hydrolase family protein yields MKTTREQILDRLHKGIQTQERLIGVAAGAGISAKYAVKGGADLILALNSGRFRQMGLGSLAGFMPYANCNEMVMEFGSREILSVVRDIPVIFGLCGTDPTIQLPDYLKYIRGSGFAGIINYPTLGLIDGHFREALEEEGITYMQEVEAILAAHEQDMFTMAFVFTPEQTKWMLDAGADIICAHLGVTAGGLMGTTKAWSLEKGAEIARDIFEVCDASGRRPIKLVYGGPVHTPIDVQYMYDNTSAMGYVGGSSFERTPTEEAIVDATHRFKATGHLEQDRQLMEKLSGLEEPMDYVAFVKDYVAENYGGPISMTELAERIHVSRTHLSALFNREVGCSFPEYIAKYRIHKSQEIMKYSRLSLGRIAELVGYPDYVHFSKTFKKYAGTSPQSYRQHLKDKYT; encoded by the coding sequence TTGAAAACGACCAGAGAACAAATTTTAGACCGATTACATAAAGGAATACAGACGCAGGAGCGATTGATTGGCGTCGCGGCAGGAGCAGGAATCTCGGCAAAATATGCGGTTAAGGGCGGGGCTGATCTGATATTGGCCCTGAACTCGGGTCGTTTTCGGCAGATGGGACTCGGCTCCCTGGCGGGTTTCATGCCCTATGCGAACTGCAATGAAATGGTGATGGAATTCGGCTCGCGGGAGATTCTTTCGGTAGTCCGTGACATACCGGTAATCTTCGGCCTATGCGGCACAGATCCAACCATTCAACTCCCTGATTACTTGAAATACATCCGCGGCAGCGGTTTTGCTGGCATTATCAACTATCCGACTCTGGGACTGATTGATGGACATTTCCGTGAAGCCTTGGAGGAAGAAGGCATTACCTATATGCAGGAGGTGGAGGCTATCCTGGCTGCTCATGAGCAAGATATGTTTACGATGGCCTTTGTTTTTACTCCGGAGCAGACGAAGTGGATGCTGGATGCGGGAGCTGATATCATCTGCGCCCATTTGGGGGTCACGGCGGGCGGGTTGATGGGCACCACGAAAGCATGGTCGCTGGAGAAGGGGGCGGAAATCGCCAGAGACATATTTGAAGTATGTGACGCTTCGGGCAGGCGGCCGATCAAGCTGGTGTATGGCGGCCCGGTCCATACGCCGATCGATGTTCAATATATGTATGACAACACATCAGCCATGGGTTACGTGGGCGGTTCGAGCTTTGAACGAACACCGACGGAGGAGGCCATCGTGGATGCAACACATCGTTTTAAGGCAACGGGCCATCTGGAGCAGGATCGGCAGCTGATGGAGAAGCTCTCGGGGCTCGAAGAGCCGATGGATTATGTTGCATTTGTGAAGGATTATGTTGCCGAGAATTACGGGGGCCCGATTTCAATGACCGAGCTGGCAGAGCGAATTCATGTTTCACGAACGCATCTGAGCGCGCTTTTTAACAGGGAAGTGGGGTGCAGCTTTCCGGAATATATAGCCAAGTACAGGATTCACAAATCGCAGGAAATCATGAAGTACAGCAGGCTGTCACTGGGCAGAATAGCCGAATTGGTGGGCTACCCTGACTATGTTCATTTCAGCAAAACCTTCAAGAAATACGCGGGAACTTCTCCTCAATCCTACCGTCAGCATTTGAAAGACAAATATACATAA